The Columba livia isolate bColLiv1 breed racing homer chromosome 13, bColLiv1.pat.W.v2, whole genome shotgun sequence genome has a segment encoding these proteins:
- the RIPOR1 gene encoding rho family-interacting cell polarization regulator 1 isoform X3: MAVAVAVSSGREALPGRAAAIAAGGAVVSCRNHMAPAFPWREPGWALPRACTNSPLCSPSMGVEQRGCTEPGPLSPRASSPASPGTWRPSRSHSTMSLSVRPQRRVLVTKINRSQSFAGVNSSGDRPFRNLSPFTPTVSRKTGSRVSRMFSMSHKSPPPKVPQPNRLDEVYEALKKGLTAYLEVHQLELEKLSTQIRESKRNSRLGFLYDLDKQVKSIERFLRRLEFHASKIDELYEAYCIQRRLRDGAHNMVKAYSTGSPGSREARESLAEASKGYKEYTENMCLLENELESQLGEFHVRMKGLAGFARLCAGDQYEIFMKYGRQRWKLRGRIEVNSKQVWDSEEMVFLPLVTEFLSIKVTELKSLANHVVVGNVSCETKDLFAALPQVVAVDINDLGTLKLSLEVTWNPFDKDDQPSAASSVNKASTVNKRFSTYNQSPPDTPSLREQAFYSPGRAADKHGWSLLDIFRETLFEKLSQSCSCSDVSSAELGRWPQQGRNMLRRQEELENGTAWSISSESSDDSSSPQLSGSARHATHKPIVQPEVQASAPAIEISFSQQPEEAGAGPGAGGTSVPPTGSQPEEPGSHKETVANGHVPYSRTLSHISEASVDATMETKAAESPWEPSPVDTGMQEQDTDSLPGASVAAVGAGQDRGAEAKPRAAVAWATTYETEASRAEPVQNQQPAQGGCGTGVPTVLAQAPEEERPVLAPPLPAGIPEVPRGKVVDSGLEEAIGLLGSALEDYRGQFPELQPLERELKRLEEMLLQKQGVFLSRASSISLTVEHALESFSFLNTSDMEDSEGSEEEPLQDERRAGRPRRGSRVPSAGETGADDMGLCSGSEASTDPLSTGNEFLDKALVLHLNNCNRLLLKLGTFGPLRCREMYALDRLLREAQVLEIVCQLTEERAGAASSAADVVQFSTRKEGVLPLWDHCVEAPNVYTCPVERFLQVLSTQYAAHISERHPGLADTVCVKLVEDVLNRRLPRRPGSTQGEQVTIFQYWSHFESLGALVLDTYMMELAEEALLAQNLNSDDQDVVLRALKRVPEGRLKKEGLKALSLLLVEGNSKVVSAVSAQLRSLAENPRFRQRALVCYLEQLEDEEVQTRVAGCAALGCLKAKESIEQLVYLCQTDKEPVREAAKQSLMLCDGTERTI; the protein is encoded by the exons ATGGCCGTGGCGGTCGCGGTCTCCTCGGGGAGGGAGGCGCTCCCGGGCCGTGCGGCCGCCATTGCCGCTGGCGGGGCCGTGGTTTCCTGCCGAAATCACATGGCTCCCGCGTTTCCATGGAGAGAGCCGGGGTGGGCGCTGCCAAGAGCCTGCACGAACTCCCCGCTTTGCTCCCCGTCCATGGGAGTGGAACAAAGGGGATGCACCGAGCCAGGCCCGCTCTCGCCCCGCGCCTCGTCCCCCGCCTCTCCTGGGACAT GGAGACCCTCCAGGTCACACTCAACGATGTCACTGTCTGTGCGCCCGCAGCGCCGAGTCCTTGTCACCAAGATCAATAGGAGCCAGTCCTTTGCTGGAGTGAACTCGTCAGGAGACAGGCCCTTCAG GAACCTCTCGCCCTTCACCCCCACTGTCTCCCGCAAGACTGGCTCCAGGGTCAGTAGGATGTTCTCAATGTCTCACAAATCCCCACCACCCAAGGTGCCTCAGCCCAACCGCCTGGACGAGGTGTACGAAGCTCTCAAGAAGGGCCTGAC AGCCTACCTGGAGGTGCACCAGCTGGAACTGGAGAAGCTCAGCACTCAGATCCGGGAGTCCAAGAGGAATTCACGCCTG gGCTTCCTCTACGATCTGGATAAG caAGTGAAGTCAATCGAGCGCTTCCTGCGTCGCCTGGAGTTTCATGCTAGCAAG ATAGATGAGCTCTACGAGGCTTATTGCATCCAGCGACGGCTCCGCGATGGAGCCCACAACATGGTCAAGGCTTACAGCACGGGCTCGCCAGGCAGCCGGGAGGCACGCGAGAGCCTGGCTGAGGCCAGCAAGGGCTACAAGGAATACACGGAG AACATGTGCCTGTTGGAGAATGAGCTGGAGAGCCAATTGGGCGAGTTCCACGTCCGGATGAAAG GACTGGCAGGCTTTGCCCGGCTCTGTGCTGGTGACCAGTATGAG ATCTTCATGAAGTATGGGCGGCAGCGGTGGAAGCTGCGGGGACGCATCGAGGTGAACAGCAAGCAGGTGTGGGACAGCGAGGAAATGGTTTTCTTGCCCCTCGTCACTGAGTTCCTCTCTATAAAG gTGACGGAGCTAAAGAGCCTGGCCAACCATGTTGTGGTGGGCAATGTGTCCTGCGAGACCAAGGACCTCTTTGCGGCTCTGCCCCAGGTAGTGGCTGTGGATATCAATGACTTGGGCACCCTCAAACTCAGCCTGGAGGTGACCTGGAA CCCCTTCGACAAGGACGACCAGCCCTCAGCAGCGAGCAGCGTCAACAAGGCCTCCACAGTGAACAAGAGGTTCTCCACCTACAACCAGAGCCCTCCAGACACGCCGTCCCTGCGGGAACAGGCTTTCTAT AGCCCGGGGCGGGCGGCTGACAAGCACGGTTGGTCCTTACTGGACATCTTTCGGGAGACACTCTTCGAGAAGCTTTctcagagctgctcctgcagcgACGTCTCCTCGGCCGAGCTCGGGAGATGGCCGCAGCAGGGCCGC AACATGCTGCGgcgccaggaggagctggagaacgGCACAGCCTGGTCCATTTCCTCGGAGTCCTCGGATGACTCCTCCAGCCCCCAGCTGTCTGGCAGTGCCCGCCATGCCACACACAAGCCCATCGTGCAGCCTGAGGTGCAGGCGTCCGCCCCCGCCATCGAGATCTCCTTCTCCCAGCAGCCGGaggaggctggggctgggcctggggctggtggcaccagTGTTCCCCCAACTGGGAGCCAGCCGGAGGAGCCAGGCAGCCATAAGGAGACAGTGGCCAACGGGCATGTGCCCTACTCCCGGACTCTGAGCCACATCAGCGAGGCCAGTGTGGATGCCACAATGGAGACCAAGGCTGCGGAAAGCCCTTGGGAGCCCAGCCCAGTGGACACAGGGATGCAAGAGCAGGACACGGACTCCCTGCCTGGTGCCTCAGTGGCAGCTGttggagcaggacaggacagAGGGGCTGAGGCCAAGCCCCGTGCCGCTGTGGCGTGGGCCACCACCTATGAGACGGAAGCCAGCAGGGCTGAGCCGGTGCAGAACCAGCAGCCAGCGCAGGGTGGCTGTGGTACCGGGGTCCCCACAGTGCTGGCACAAGCTCCCGAGGAGGAGAGGCCTGTCCTGGCCCCGCCACTGCCTGCCGGCATCCCCGAAGTGCCGCGGGGGAAGGTGGTGGATTCGGGTCTGGAGGAGGCCATTGGCCTCCTGGGCTCAGCCCTAGAAGACTATCGGGGGCAgttcccagagctgcagcccctggaaCGGGAGCTCAAACGCCtggaggagatgctgctg CAGAAGCAAGGCGTCTTCCTCAGCAGGGCCTCCAGCATCAGCCTGACGGTGGAGCATGCGCTGGAGAGCTTCAGCTTCCTCAACACCTCTGACATGGAGGACTCAGAGGGCTCCGAGGAGGAGCCTCTCCAAGACGAGAG GAGGGCTGGCAGACCCCGGCGCGGCAGCAGGGTCCCTAGCGCTGGAGAGACAGGGGCAGATGACATGGGCCTGTGCAGCGGCTCTGAGGCCAGTACCGACCCCCTGAGCACCGGCAACGAGTTCCTGGATAAGGCCCTGGTGCTTCACCTCAACAACTGCAACCGCTTGCTGCTG AAGCTTGGCACCTTCGGTCCCCTGCGGTGCCGGGAGATGTACGCCCTGGACAGGCTGCTGCGGGAAGCTCAGGTGCTGGAGATCGTGTGCCAGCTGACGGAAGAGCGAGCgggagcagccagctctgctgctgatg TGGTGCAGTTCTCGACACGGAAGGAGGGTGTGCTGCCCCTTTGGGACCACTGCGTGGAGGCACCCAATGTCTACACCTGCCCCGTGGAGCGGTTCCTGCAGGTGCTCAGCACCCAGTACGCAGCGCACATCAGCGAGCGGCACCCTGGCCTGGCTGATACTG TGTGTGTGAAACTGGTGGAGGACGTGCTGAATCGGCGGCTGCCCCGGCGGCCTGGCAGCACCCAGGGCGAGCAGGTCACCATCTTCCAGTACTGGAGCCACTTTGAGTCACTTGGCGCCCTGGTCCTCGACACCTACATGATGGAGCTGGCAGAGGAAG CGCTGCTGGCGCAGAACCTCAACTCAGACGACCAGGATGTGGTGTTGCGTGCCCTGAAGCGCGTGCCCGAGGGCCGCCTGAAGAAGGAGGGACTGAAGGCGCTGAGCCTGCTCCTTGTGGAAGGCAACAGTAAGGTGGTGAGCGCTGTGTCAGCCCAGCTCCGCAGCCTGGCAGAAAACCCCCGCTTCCGCCAACGG gcTCTCGTGTGCTacctggagcagctggaggatgaGGAGGTGCAGACGCGCGTGGCAGGGTGTGCGGCGCTGGGCTGCCTGAAG GCCAAGGAAAGCATCGAGCAGCTGGTTTACCTGTGCCAAACAGACAAGGAGCCTGTGCGCGAGGCAGCCAAGCAGAGCCTGATGCTGTGCG ATGGCACAGAGAGAACCATCTGA